Proteins encoded within one genomic window of Glycine soja cultivar W05 chromosome 1, ASM419377v2, whole genome shotgun sequence:
- the LOC114367556 gene encoding protein RDM1-like, which translates to MKRSFPWENQIDVSSSSSSPNSLRPNPLTIPNSPIDTKSQDALIRRAEMYQDYMKQIPIPNHRGTMIPFTSWMGLGRSMKQIYGQPLHYLTNILLKQWDQLRIGSEDEYKPLDNIVHPHKAEATIWLIEEIHRQTSSHFHLASLWKVDPMYNGFVDSIFPTLEHTS; encoded by the exons ATGAAGAGGTCATTTCCATGGGAAAATCAAATTGatgtctcttcttcttcttcttctccaaacTCCCTTCGTCCCAACCCCCTAACTATCCCTAACTCCCCCATAGATACCAAGTCCCAAG ATGCACTCATCAGGCGGGCAGAAATGTATCAGGATTACATGAAGCAGATCCCAATCCCAAATCATCGAGGCACTATGATCCCATTTACCTCATGGATGGGATTAGGCAGATCCATGAAGCAGATATACGGACAGCCTCTGCATTACCTCACCAATATTCTCCTCAAGCAATGGGATCAGTTGAGAATTGGCAGTGAGGATGAATACAAGCCCTTGGACAACATAGTTCATCCACACAAAGCTGAGGCCACCATCTGGCTCATTGAAGAAATCCATCGGCAAACATCATCGCATTTTCATCTTGCTAGTCTGTGGAAGGTGGACCCAATGTACAATGGTTTTGTTGATTCCATTTTCCCAACATTAGAGCATACATCATGA